GCCGAAGCTCTCCACATAGCTGATGCGGTGGCCGGGAAAGGCGAACACCGGCTCCGGATTGCCGGCGCCGAACGGGCCGGCACGGGCGACGGTCTCCACGAGGTCCACCGTCGCCCCGCGCGCGGTCATCGCGCCGTCGATGGAAAGGGTGCCCTCGGCGCGGGCACGCTCCACATCCGGGGCGAGGCGCTGCTCCAGCTCCGCGCGCAGGGCGCCGAGCTGGCGGCGCTCCACCGTCAGGCCGGCCGCCATGGCATGGCCGCCGCCCTTCACCAATAGCCCGCTCTCCACCGCGCCGCGCACCGCCCGGCCGATATCCACGCCGGGAATGGAGCGGCCGGAGCCGGTGCCGGTCTCACCATTGAAGGCGATGGCGAAGGCCGGGCGTTGGAAGCGCTCCTTCAGCCGCGCGGCGACGAGGCCGACGACGCCGGGGTGCCAGCCCTCACCGCTCACCACCACCACCGCGCCCTCCTCCGAGATGCCCAGCGCCGCATGCGCCTCGGCCTCGGCGGCGGCGAGGATGGCGCGCTCCACCTCCTGCCGCTCGGCATTGAGGCGGTCCAGTTCGGCGGCGATCCCGCGCGCCTCGGCGGGGTCCTGCGTCAGCAGCAGGCGCGCACCCAGCGTCGCCTCGCCGATGCGCCCGCCGGCATTGATGCGCGGGCCGATGAGGAAGCCGAGATGGAACGGCCGGGGCGGCCCATCGAGCCGCGCCGCGTCCATCAGCGCCGTGAGGCCGATGCGGGAGCGCCGGCGCATGGCGATGAGGCCCTTCGCCACAAAGGCCCGGTTGAGGCCGATGAGCGGCACCACGTCCGCCACCGTCGCCAGCGCCACGATGTCGAGGGCGTCCAGCAGGTCCGGCGCCGGGCGCTCGGCATTGAAGTGCCCGCTCTGGCGCAGCGCCCGCACGAAGCCGACCGCCACCACGAAGGCGAGCCCCGCCGCGCAGACATGGCCAAGGCCGGAGAGGTCGTCCTCCCGGTTGGGGTTCACGATGGCGGTGGCGGGGGGCAGGGTCTCCCCCGCCTGATGGTGGTCGATGACCACCACATCCATCCCGAGCCGTTTCGCGGCCGCCAGCGGTTCGAGGGAGGTCGTGCCGCAATCCACCGTCACCAGCAGGGTCACGCCCCGCGCGGCCAATTGCTCGATGGCCGGCACGTTCGGCCCGTAGCCCTCGAAGATGCGATCCGGAATGTGGAAGAACGGGTCGAGCCCGCCGGCCTGGAGCACGCCCACCATGAGGGCGGTGGAGCAGGCGCCGTCCACGTCATAGTCACCGAACACCGCCACCTGCTCGCCGGTCGTGACCGCGCGGGCGAGACGGGCCACGGCGGCGGGCATGTCGGTGAGCGTGTCGGGATCGGGCAGAAGGGTGCGGATGGAGGGGTCGAGATAGCGCTCCACCTCGTCCAGCGGCACGTTGCGGGCCGCGAGCACGCGGGCGAGCAGCTCGCTGATGCCGAAGCGCTGGGCCATGGCGAGCGCCGTCTGCCCGCCGCGCACGTCCAGCCGCTCCCGCCAGGTGCGGCCGGTGGCGGAGCGGGCGACGTCGAGGAAGAGGCGATTCGGCACGGCGATGTTCACGCGCGCATGAAGCCAGAGGAGAGGCGCGGCGTCGAGCGCGGGGGATTATGGGGGTTTTGTTGCCATTCCGTTCCCCTTCGGCGCCGGGTCTGCCACACTGGGGAAATCAGGGGCCGCGGCGCCGTCCCGATTCGCGCCGGCCCTGCCGTTCTGCTATCTGGCGCCCAAACCTCCGACCTCAGAGTGCCATGTCCGACAGCGATAATTCCGACGATCTCTTCGCCGCCCGGCCGCGCGGCTCCAGCAAGGCGCCGGCGAAGGAAAGCGCGCGCGGCAAGGCCGCAGTCGTGCCTCAGATGGCCGGCGATTATACCGCCGCCCATATCGAGGTGCTGGAAGGGCTGGAGCCGGTGCGGCGCCGGCCGGGCATGTATATCGGCGGCACCGATTCCAAGGCGCTGCACCACCTCTTTGCCGAGGTGATCGATAATTCGATGGACGAGGCGGTGGCCGGCCATGCCACCTTCATCGAGGTGCAGCTGGGTGCCGACGGCTATCTCACCGTCTCGGACAATGGCCGCGGCATCCCGGTGGAGGAGCACCCGAAGTTCCCCGGCAAGTCGGCGCTCGAGGTCATCATGACCACGCTGCATGCCGGCGGTAAGTTCGACAGCAAGGTCTACGAGACCTCCGGCGGCCTGCACGGCGTCGGCGTCTCGGTGGTGAACGCGCTCTCCGACGACCTCGAAGTGGAGGTCTCGCGCAACCAGACCCTCTATCGCCAGAGCTTCTCCAAGGGCCTGCCCCAAGGGCCGCTCAAGGAAGTCGGCCGCATCACCAACCGGCGCGGCACCCGCGTGCGCTTCCATCCCGATCCGGAGATCTTCGGCGCCGGCGCGCACTTCGAGCCGGCCCGCGTGTTTCGCATGGCCCGCTCCAAGGCGTACCTCTTCGGCGGCGTGGAAATCCGCTGGTCGTGCGATCCCGAGCTGCTGAAGGCCGGCGAGAACATCCCGGAGAAGACGGTCTTCCGCTTCCCCGGCGGCCTCAAGGACTATCTGGCGGCCGATCTCGAAGGCAACACGCTCGTCCATCCGGACATCTTCGCCGGCCGCATCCAGAAGACCGGCGGTCACGGCTCGGTGGAATGGGCGGTGGCTTGGGTGGCGGATGCCGACGGCGGCATCTCCTCCTACTGCAACACCATTCCGACGCCCGATGGCGGCACCCACGAGAACGGTCTCAAGGCTGTGCTGCTCAAGGGCCTGAAGGACTATGCGGAGCGCGCCGGCCAGGGCAAGCGCGGCTCCGTCATCACTGGCGACGACGTGATCGCCGGCTGCGCCGCCATGCTCTCGGTGTTCGTGCGCGAGCCGGAATTCCAGGGCCAGACCAAGGACCGCCTCGCCACCGCCGAGGCCGCCCGCATCGTCGAGCAGGCGCTGCGCGACCCCTTCGACCACTGGCTCGCCGCCAACCCGGTGCAGGCGAGCCGCCTGCTCGACCATGTGATCGACAGGGCCGAGGAGCGGCTGCGCCGCAAGCAGGAGAAGGAGGTCTCCCGCAAGACCGCCGTGCGCAAGCTGCGCCTGCCCGGAAAGCTCGCCGACTGCTCCAACACCGAGGCGGCCGGCTCCGAGATCTTCATCGTCGAGGGTGACTCGGCCGGCGGCTCGGCCAAGCAGGCGCGGGACCGCAAGACGCAGGCAGTGCTGCCCCTACGCGGCAAGATCCTGAACGTTGCCAACGCCACCCGCGACAAGCTTGCCGCCAACCAGCAGCTCGCCGACCTCGGCCAGGCGCTGGGCTGCGGCACGCTCACCCATTACCGCGAGACGGACCTCAGGTACGAGAAGGTCATCATCATGACCGACGCGGACGTGGACGGCGCGCACATCGCCTCCCTCCTCGTCACCTTTTTCTTCCGCCAGATGCCGAAGCTGATCGAGGAGGGCCACCTCTTCCTCGCCGTGCCGCCGCTCTACCGCATCACGCAGGGGGCCAAGACCCTCTATGCGCGGGACGACGCCCACCGCGAGCGGCTGCTGAAGAAGGAGTTTTCCGCCAAGGGCAAGGTGGATGTGGGCCGCTTCAAGGGCCTCGGCGAGATGATGCCGGCGCAGCTCAAGGAAACCACCATGGACCCGAAGACGCGCACCCTGCAGCGCGTCTCCGTGGAGGATGCAGAGCGCGCCGCCACCGTGGATCTCGTGGAACGGCTCATGGGCAACAAGCCGGAAGCGCGCTTCGCCTTCATCTCCGAGCGCGCCGCTTTCGCGGGCGAGGAGATGCTGGACATCTGAGCCGGCGCTATCCGTCCTCGCAGGGGGCTCGGGCGGCACCTTGCTACAGCGTCTCTGACGGCGAGATGTGCCCCTTGCGCGGCTGGAGCAGCCCGGCGGGGCCGGCGAGCACCAGCATGCCGATGCCGGCGGCGATGAACATGGCCACCACCCCGGCGAAGCCCGCCGCCTGCGTCAGCGCCAGCGCACCCACCGCCTGGCCGATGAAGAAGAAGGAGGCGAACAGCGCCAGCGCCGATCCGCGCGCCTCCGGGGCAAGCTCGGTGGCGAGGATCTGCAGCACGTTGTGGATCATGTAGAAGGCAAAGCCGGCGGCGCCGAAGATCGCCGCCATCAGCAGGAGCCCGTGGGCGCGGGTGGCGAGTATAAGCAGCACCCCCACCCCGGCGGCGCCCCACCGCACCATGCCGCCGAGCCCGAGATAGCGCACCAGCAGCGGCACGGCGAAGGTATAGAATGCACCGCCGATGGCGAAGGCGCCGAGCGCGATGCCCGCCTCCTTGGCATCGCCGATGCCCTGGTGGACCATCAGCGGCGCCACCAGCGGGAACACGCCGAAGCTCAGCGCGCCCTCGATGGCGACAACGCCATAGACCTTTATGGACAAGGGGTTGCGCAGCACGATGCCGTAGCGGGCGATGGAGGCGGCGAACGACAGGGGCTGACGCTGCCCCTCCTCCGTGAGCCCGAAGATGGTGGCGAGCGCGGCGAGGGCGGCGACGCCGAAGGCGGACCAGAACACCTCGCGCCACCCCGCCATCTCGGCGATGAAGCCGGCCAAAGCCGAGCCGGAGAGCTGCCCCAGCACCAGCGCGAGCAGCACCCGGCTGAGCGCCACCGGCCGGCGCTCGTACGCCACCCTGTCGCCCACCGTCGCCAGGACCACCGGGATGATGCCGCCGGCGAAGGCCCCGGAGAAGACGCGGGAGGCGAGCAGCATCTCGTGGCTGGTCGCGGTGGCCGACACCGCGAGGCCGATGGAGAGCATGACGAGGTTCACGCGGATGAGCCGCACCTTGCCCACCGCATCGCCGATGGGGCCGAACACCAGCTGCATCACCGCATAGGGAAAGGTGAAGGCGCTGGCGAGCATGGCCACCTGCTGCAGCGTCACCTGAAGGTCGCTCGCCAGAATGTTCAGCATGGGATCGACGACGCGCATGGAAAACGCGCTCGCGAACGCCGCAAGACCGAGGACGAGAAGAAAGGGCATGGGATCCGGGACGGCGACAGGGACGCCATCCCTGCGGCGTCGGGCGGGATGGGTCAACCCGACGAGGCCGCATGGGTGCAGCGCACACACATTCACTCAACGCATGGCGGGTGCTCGGAAAGCGTGCATTTGGGCCGCCTGGACGACACGCTCGGCCGTTTTGGCCCCCGAATCGGCGACCCCGGCCGGAAAACATTGACACGGCGCATCATTTTCTTATGTTGCTATGCGTCGTCCGAGATATGTCGAATCCAAGCGCGCCGACCGACGACCACTCGTCTGACCCCGTACGGCACGGGACGTTCGATCAGCGGCGCGCCGCCGCATCCAAAAGATGCAATGTCATTTTCCGAACTCGGCCTGAGCGACAAGGTCCTCGCGGCGGTCGCCGACACCGGCTACACGATCCCGACCCCGATCCAGGCCCAGGCCATCCCCCATGTTCTCGCGCGCCGGGATGTTCTCGGCCTCGCGCAGACAGGTACCGGCAAGACCGCCGCCTTCACGCTCCCCATGCTGACGCTGCTGGAGCAGGGCCGCGCCCGTGCCCGCATGCCGCGCACTCTCATCCTGGAGCCCACCCGCGAGTTGGCGGCCCAGGT
The nucleotide sequence above comes from Xanthobacter flavus. Encoded proteins:
- a CDS encoding MFS transporter, whose translation is MPFLLVLGLAAFASAFSMRVVDPMLNILASDLQVTLQQVAMLASAFTFPYAVMQLVFGPIGDAVGKVRLIRVNLVMLSIGLAVSATATSHEMLLASRVFSGAFAGGIIPVVLATVGDRVAYERRPVALSRVLLALVLGQLSGSALAGFIAEMAGWREVFWSAFGVAALAALATIFGLTEEGQRQPLSFAASIARYGIVLRNPLSIKVYGVVAIEGALSFGVFPLVAPLMVHQGIGDAKEAGIALGAFAIGGAFYTFAVPLLVRYLGLGGMVRWGAAGVGVLLILATRAHGLLLMAAIFGAAGFAFYMIHNVLQILATELAPEARGSALALFASFFFIGQAVGALALTQAAGFAGVVAMFIAAGIGMLVLAGPAGLLQPRKGHISPSETL
- the recJ gene encoding single-stranded-DNA-specific exonuclease RecJ; translated protein: MPNRLFLDVARSATGRTWRERLDVRGGQTALAMAQRFGISELLARVLAARNVPLDEVERYLDPSIRTLLPDPDTLTDMPAAVARLARAVTTGEQVAVFGDYDVDGACSTALMVGVLQAGGLDPFFHIPDRIFEGYGPNVPAIEQLAARGVTLLVTVDCGTTSLEPLAAAKRLGMDVVVIDHHQAGETLPPATAIVNPNREDDLSGLGHVCAAGLAFVVAVGFVRALRQSGHFNAERPAPDLLDALDIVALATVADVVPLIGLNRAFVAKGLIAMRRRSRIGLTALMDAARLDGPPRPFHLGFLIGPRINAGGRIGEATLGARLLLTQDPAEARGIAAELDRLNAERQEVERAILAAAEAEAHAALGISEEGAVVVVSGEGWHPGVVGLVAARLKERFQRPAFAIAFNGETGTGSGRSIPGVDIGRAVRGAVESGLLVKGGGHAMAAGLTVERRQLGALRAELEQRLAPDVERARAEGTLSIDGAMTARGATVDLVETVARAGPFGAGNPEPVFAFPGHRISYVESFGAGHVRARISSPDGTTLKATAFRCAEEPLGRALLAARGRNLHVAGCLDIDTWQGETRVALRIRDVAEAG
- the parE gene encoding DNA topoisomerase IV subunit B → MSDSDNSDDLFAARPRGSSKAPAKESARGKAAVVPQMAGDYTAAHIEVLEGLEPVRRRPGMYIGGTDSKALHHLFAEVIDNSMDEAVAGHATFIEVQLGADGYLTVSDNGRGIPVEEHPKFPGKSALEVIMTTLHAGGKFDSKVYETSGGLHGVGVSVVNALSDDLEVEVSRNQTLYRQSFSKGLPQGPLKEVGRITNRRGTRVRFHPDPEIFGAGAHFEPARVFRMARSKAYLFGGVEIRWSCDPELLKAGENIPEKTVFRFPGGLKDYLAADLEGNTLVHPDIFAGRIQKTGGHGSVEWAVAWVADADGGISSYCNTIPTPDGGTHENGLKAVLLKGLKDYAERAGQGKRGSVITGDDVIAGCAAMLSVFVREPEFQGQTKDRLATAEAARIVEQALRDPFDHWLAANPVQASRLLDHVIDRAEERLRRKQEKEVSRKTAVRKLRLPGKLADCSNTEAAGSEIFIVEGDSAGGSAKQARDRKTQAVLPLRGKILNVANATRDKLAANQQLADLGQALGCGTLTHYRETDLRYEKVIIMTDADVDGAHIASLLVTFFFRQMPKLIEEGHLFLAVPPLYRITQGAKTLYARDDAHRERLLKKEFSAKGKVDVGRFKGLGEMMPAQLKETTMDPKTRTLQRVSVEDAERAATVDLVERLMGNKPEARFAFISERAAFAGEEMLDI